One window of the Salminus brasiliensis chromosome 1, fSalBra1.hap2, whole genome shotgun sequence genome contains the following:
- the rnf185 gene encoding E3 ubiquitin-protein ligase RNF185: protein MASASPPPSSGSSPTDTTATGSSGQAPGESSSQDSTFECNICLDTSKDAVISLCGHLFCWPCLHQWLETRPNRQVCPVCKAGISRDKVIPLYGRGSTGQQDPRERTPPRPQGQRPEPENRGGFQGFGFGDGGFQMSFGIGAFPFGIFATAFNINDGRPPPAAPGTPQHMDEQFLSRLFLFVALVIMFWLLIA from the exons ATGGCCAGTGcctctcctccaccatcatcgGGCTCCTCACCCACCGACACTACAGCCACCGGCTCCAGTGGCCAAGCACCAGGAGAAAGCAGCAGCCAGGACAGCACGTTTGAATGTAACATCTGCTTGGACACGTCCAAGGATGCAGTGATCAGCTTGTGTGGCCACCTCTTCTG CTGGCCCTGCTTGCATCAG TGGTTGGAAACGAGGCCAAATAGGCAGGTGTGTCCAGTATGTAAAGCAGGCATCAGCCGAGACAAGGTCATCCCGCTGTATGGGCGAGGCAGCACAGGCCAGCAGGACCCAAG AGAGAGAACTCCTCCAAGACCACAGGGACAGAGACCAGAGCCAGAGAACCGTGGT GGATTTCAAGGATTTGGCTTTGGAGATGGCGGCTTCCAGATGTCCTTTGGTATTGGAGCGTTTCCTTTTGGCATTTTTGCCACAGCGTTTAACATCAACGATGGAAGGCCACCTCCAG CTGCTCCCGGTACCCCACAGCACATGGATGAACAGTTCCTGTCCCGCctcttcctgtttgtggcactgGTCATCATGTTTTGGCTTCTGATTGCATAG